A window from Pedobacter africanus encodes these proteins:
- a CDS encoding Mpo1 family 2-hydroxy fatty acid dioxygenase: MKKEQNKGAAANAKSEVDMLFDKYAESHQNHTNETIHWICVPLIVFSLLGLVWAIPFPHLEFLGRYNGYVNWASFLIAFSVYYYYRLSPVMSYLMLLLIFGMSILIVQLEKIEAAGGPALWLVCLVIFVLAWIGQFIGHKIEGKKPSFLEDVKFLLIGPIWLLHFICKKVGLRY; this comes from the coding sequence ATGAAGAAGGAGCAAAACAAAGGGGCTGCGGCAAATGCCAAAAGCGAGGTGGATATGCTTTTTGACAAATATGCCGAAAGCCACCAGAACCACACCAATGAGACCATCCACTGGATTTGTGTTCCTTTAATTGTTTTTAGCCTGCTGGGCCTGGTTTGGGCCATTCCCTTTCCGCATCTGGAATTCCTGGGCAGGTACAATGGTTATGTAAACTGGGCCTCGTTTCTGATTGCCTTTTCAGTTTATTATTACTACAGGCTTTCGCCTGTAATGTCGTACCTCATGTTGCTGCTGATCTTTGGAATGTCTATTCTTATTGTGCAGCTGGAAAAAATTGAAGCCGCTGGCGGCCCTGCGTTATGGCTGGTTTGCCTGGTTATTTTTGTACTGGCCTGGATAGGACAATTTATAGGCCATAAGATTGAAGGGAAGAAGCCTTCATTTTTAGAAGATGTTAAGTTCCTGTTAATCGGCCCAATTTGGTTATTGCATTTTATTTGCAAAAAAGTGGGCCTAAGATATTGA
- a CDS encoding phytase, with translation MNKSNTIFFLSLLTLVSAGCTPQPNNTTAVKPLYVTEPVQFDTDDPAIWVNPEDASRSLIIGTDKDENGGLYVFDLKGKIVKGKTITGLKRPNNVDVAYGLMLGGRKTDIVVTTERMTHKLRIYSLPDMKAIDNGGIPVYEGETQPMYRDLMGIAMYTDSQGRIYAIPGRKTGPTDGTYLWQYLLEDDGTGKIKASLKRKFGNYSGKKEIESIAVDNELGYIYYSDEQFGVRKYYADPSKGNKELAIFAREGFKEDNEGISIYKTTPTTGYILVSDQSANEFKVYSREGVKNADDHQLICAIKTSTNQSDGSDIYSKPLNADFKHGIFVAMSDDKTFQLYRWEDMAGSLLKVNR, from the coding sequence ATGAATAAATCCAATACCATATTTTTTTTGAGCCTGCTTACCCTGGTAAGTGCGGGCTGCACACCACAACCAAACAATACAACTGCGGTTAAGCCGCTCTATGTTACCGAGCCTGTACAGTTTGATACAGATGACCCGGCCATATGGGTTAATCCTGAAGATGCTTCCCGCTCGCTGATCATTGGTACAGATAAAGATGAGAATGGCGGCTTGTATGTGTTTGATTTGAAAGGAAAAATCGTAAAAGGCAAGACCATAACCGGCCTTAAAAGACCAAACAACGTAGATGTAGCTTATGGGTTAATGCTTGGAGGTCGAAAAACAGACATTGTTGTAACCACCGAAAGGATGACCCATAAGCTCCGCATTTATTCGTTGCCGGATATGAAAGCGATAGACAATGGCGGAATACCGGTATATGAGGGTGAAACACAGCCTATGTACAGGGACCTGATGGGCATAGCTATGTATACAGATTCTCAAGGCAGGATTTATGCAATCCCCGGGAGAAAAACCGGACCAACCGACGGCACTTATTTGTGGCAGTACCTGCTTGAAGATGATGGCACCGGAAAAATTAAAGCCAGCCTGAAAAGGAAATTTGGGAATTATAGCGGCAAAAAGGAAATAGAATCCATAGCGGTTGACAATGAGCTTGGGTATATTTATTATTCCGATGAGCAGTTTGGGGTGCGTAAGTATTATGCAGATCCATCAAAAGGGAACAAGGAGCTTGCGATATTTGCGAGAGAAGGCTTTAAAGAGGATAATGAGGGCATTAGCATCTATAAAACCACTCCTACTACCGGTTACATTCTGGTATCTGATCAGAGTGCCAACGAATTTAAAGTATACAGCAGGGAAGGTGTTAAAAACGCCGACGATCACCAGTTGATCTGCGCTATTAAGACATCAACCAATCAGAGTGATGGTTCTGACATTTATTCCAAACCGCTTAATGCAGATTTTAAACATGGCATTTTTGTAGCCATGAGCGATGATAAGACCTTTCAGCTGTACCGATGGGAGGATATGGCCGGTAGTTTATTAAAAGTGAACAGATAA
- a CDS encoding TonB-dependent receptor produces the protein MKSQLHLKKALFTVLFLIIGASAFAQTGKISGKVSDKKTGETLIGVTVKIKGTAKGASTDVEGRYIISALAQGKYTLEASYVGYATKNITDVEVKGGNSTVVDLVMEEAGSQKLNEVVITATVKQESVNTLYNRQRTSPSISDGISADQIRRSPDRNTSEVLKRVSGTSIQDNKFIIVRGLSDRYNATLLNNAILPSSEPDRKAFSFDIIPSNMVDNIIINKTASPDLPGDFSGGVVQVLTKDIPTENYIFVSAGTGFNSQSTFKDFQLGKKDGVENFGFVGKDRNIPGGIVSTAKYQQMSDYEKIASGKLFLNSFGINNSKAAPAQAYQISTGLRKTLKNDANIGAILSLNYRNSESLTKSERFEYNQDKTEFDFNDDVYKFSSSLGGLANLAYVKGNNKIAFKNIYNISLDNSYTQREGALVIDKIKRKGYSYDLVSKSLLNSQLEGEHKFSWKEFKLNWNLGYSYSDRLQPDLKSVNYDQKEGETEYQAVVPNGTASRTDASRFFSELFEDSYNGGLNIALPFTFLKEKSTFKAGVLKQYKERDFSARKFGYIRSFSTGSFDQNLLKLPVNEIFNPNNLNNNGFVLDEGTEATDKYDATSDLNAGYLMLDARFGKKLRATFGVRVEDSYQRINTADNSGNKLKVENQFTDILPSLNATYSLSDKMNLRLSVSNTVTRPELRELSNFGFFDYISKRVLIGNPDLKRSQNTNIDIKYEIFPGAGQIISVSGYYKYFKNPIEQIVSSGSVKNVTFQNANSATTYGMELEVRKTLGFINEGSFLQNLTAYTNAALIFSTVNLNSLISEITNRALQGQSPYLINAGLLYNDPKTNLSFNLLYNRIGERISEVGYQGYNDIYEKGRNMVDFQISKRVLNTRGELRLNLSDILNEKILFYQNNDNNKTYQKGDNIMNTARVGSGASLTFTYNFGLDKK, from the coding sequence TTGAAATCACAACTACACCTCAAAAAAGCACTATTTACGGTGCTGTTTTTAATTATCGGCGCATCAGCATTTGCGCAAACAGGAAAAATTTCAGGTAAAGTATCGGATAAGAAAACTGGCGAAACACTAATTGGTGTTACAGTTAAGATTAAGGGTACGGCTAAAGGAGCGTCAACTGATGTTGAGGGACGATACATTATCAGTGCATTGGCACAAGGTAAATATACTCTTGAGGCTTCGTACGTAGGTTATGCTACTAAAAACATTACAGATGTTGAAGTTAAGGGTGGAAATTCAACCGTTGTGGATCTGGTAATGGAAGAGGCGGGCTCCCAGAAACTGAACGAGGTAGTAATTACGGCAACAGTAAAACAGGAATCTGTGAATACATTATATAATCGCCAAAGAACAAGCCCTAGTATTTCCGATGGTATTTCTGCCGATCAGATCAGGCGTTCACCAGATAGAAATACATCGGAAGTTTTAAAGCGCGTGAGTGGTACAAGTATTCAGGACAACAAGTTTATTATTGTCCGTGGTTTGAGTGATAGATATAATGCAACATTATTGAATAATGCAATTCTTCCCAGTTCTGAGCCTGATAGAAAAGCATTTTCTTTTGATATCATACCATCAAATATGGTTGATAACATCATTATCAACAAAACAGCTTCACCAGATCTGCCAGGAGATTTTTCCGGAGGTGTGGTACAGGTTTTAACCAAAGATATACCTACAGAGAATTATATTTTTGTATCTGCCGGAACCGGATTTAATTCTCAATCTACTTTTAAAGACTTTCAATTGGGAAAGAAGGATGGAGTTGAAAACTTTGGTTTTGTAGGCAAAGATAGAAATATTCCAGGTGGAATCGTTTCTACAGCTAAATACCAGCAAATGTCAGACTATGAGAAGATTGCCTCCGGGAAACTTTTTCTTAATTCATTTGGTATCAACAACAGTAAGGCAGCGCCTGCACAGGCATATCAGATAAGTACGGGTTTACGAAAAACGTTAAAGAACGATGCCAACATTGGCGCAATTTTATCGCTTAACTATAGGAATAGCGAAAGTCTTACTAAGAGTGAAAGATTTGAATATAATCAGGATAAGACAGAATTTGACTTTAATGATGATGTTTACAAATTTAGCTCCTCTCTTGGTGGATTGGCAAACTTAGCCTATGTTAAAGGCAACAATAAGATTGCTTTTAAAAATATTTATAATATCTCTTTGGACAACTCATATACCCAACGTGAGGGAGCCTTGGTTATTGACAAAATCAAAAGAAAAGGATATTCTTATGATTTGGTTAGTAAATCTTTATTGAACAGTCAATTGGAGGGTGAGCACAAGTTCTCGTGGAAAGAATTTAAATTGAACTGGAACTTAGGTTATTCTTACTCAGATCGTTTGCAGCCTGATTTGAAATCTGTGAACTATGACCAGAAAGAAGGAGAAACAGAGTATCAGGCAGTAGTGCCAAACGGTACTGCATCCAGAACAGATGCAAGCAGGTTTTTTTCAGAGTTATTTGAAGACAGTTATAATGGTGGTTTAAATATAGCATTGCCATTTACTTTTTTAAAGGAAAAAAGCACATTCAAAGCTGGTGTCCTTAAACAGTATAAGGAAAGGGATTTTAGTGCCCGTAAATTCGGTTATATCCGGTCTTTCTCTACAGGAAGCTTCGATCAGAATCTGTTAAAACTACCGGTAAATGAAATCTTTAATCCAAATAACTTAAATAATAATGGCTTTGTACTGGATGAAGGTACTGAGGCGACAGACAAGTATGATGCGACTTCGGATTTGAATGCAGGCTATTTAATGTTAGATGCCAGGTTTGGTAAGAAATTAAGGGCTACATTTGGAGTTAGGGTTGAAGATTCTTACCAACGTATCAATACAGCAGATAACTCTGGAAACAAATTAAAAGTAGAGAACCAATTTACAGATATCCTGCCTTCATTAAATGCAACTTATAGCTTGTCGGATAAAATGAACCTGCGTTTATCGGTTTCAAACACTGTTACGCGTCCTGAATTAAGGGAGTTGTCGAATTTTGGTTTCTTCGATTATATATCTAAGCGTGTATTGATAGGAAATCCTGATTTGAAAAGAAGTCAGAATACCAATATTGACATTAAATATGAGATATTTCCGGGTGCTGGACAGATCATTTCAGTGTCAGGATATTATAAGTACTTTAAAAATCCAATTGAACAAATCGTATCGTCTGGAAGTGTGAAGAACGTAACTTTTCAAAATGCTAACTCAGCTACCACTTATGGTATGGAATTGGAAGTTAGAAAAACGCTTGGATTCATTAACGAGGGGAGCTTTTTACAGAACCTGACAGCGTATACTAACGCAGCTCTGATTTTTTCGACGGTTAATTTAAACAGTTTAATTTCTGAAATCACCAACCGTGCATTGCAGGGGCAATCTCCATATCTGATCAATGCTGGTTTATTGTATAACGATCCTAAGACTAATTTATCCTTCAACCTGTTGTACAATAGAATTGGTGAACGTATTTCAGAAGTTGGTTATCAGGGCTACAATGATATCTATGAAAAAGGAAGAAATATGGTTGATTTTCAGATCTCAAAAAGGGTCTTGAACACCAGGGGAGAACTTAGGTTAAACCTTTCAGACATCTTGAATGAGAAAATCTTATTCTACCAAAACAACGATAACAACAAGACTTATCAAAAAGGAGACAACATCATGAATACTGCGCGCGTAGGTTCCGGTGCAAGTCTGACGTTTACTTACAATTTTGGATTAGATAAAAAATAG
- a CDS encoding T9SS C-terminal target domain-containing protein: MAFASCRKTDKDETEVPPKAPEAITGEITTNRTLTADRQWILDGTVFVKSPAVLTIEPGTIIRAKVGSKAALVIDKGAKIMADGTAAKPIVFTSGRDAGARNPGDWGGIILVGRATTNRTTPVQVEGGVAITYGTDKMDDDNSGVLRYVRIEYAGIGVNDSEINALTFYAVGNKTVVENVQTVYANDDAFEFFGGTVNCKNLIAYATADDDFDFDFGYNGSVQFAVAIRDPKFVDAADDGNGIECDNDKDGTDATPITQPKISNMTIIGPNNAANTAARHAYGNRWRRNAKFIFNNSIVLGSQKGGINIESDKSATSYKNGDSQFKNNIVAAYTANFLTNAATSILTAADMQTKALADGNVVFTDANISVKLNNPFSLTAPNFLPAAGSPALSGTWVATTGATAVTYRGAFGTTDWTSGWANWNAQSTAY, translated from the coding sequence ATGGCTTTTGCTTCTTGCAGAAAAACCGATAAGGACGAGACTGAAGTTCCACCAAAGGCTCCTGAAGCAATAACAGGTGAAATAACTACGAACAGGACTTTAACTGCTGATAGGCAATGGATACTTGACGGTACTGTATTTGTAAAAAGTCCGGCTGTTTTAACCATCGAACCTGGCACTATAATCAGGGCTAAAGTTGGATCAAAAGCAGCATTAGTAATTGATAAAGGTGCAAAGATAATGGCGGATGGTACAGCTGCCAAGCCTATCGTTTTTACTTCAGGACGTGACGCCGGTGCCAGAAACCCTGGAGATTGGGGAGGTATCATTTTAGTGGGACGTGCTACTACAAACAGAACAACTCCGGTACAGGTTGAAGGTGGTGTTGCTATAACTTACGGTACTGATAAGATGGATGATGACAACTCAGGTGTACTTAGATATGTACGTATTGAATACGCTGGTATCGGTGTAAACGATAGTGAGATCAATGCTTTGACATTTTATGCTGTAGGCAATAAAACCGTTGTAGAGAACGTACAGACAGTTTATGCAAATGATGATGCTTTTGAATTTTTCGGAGGAACTGTTAACTGTAAAAATTTAATAGCTTACGCTACTGCTGATGATGATTTTGACTTTGACTTTGGTTACAATGGCAGCGTACAATTTGCTGTAGCTATCAGAGATCCTAAATTTGTGGATGCTGCTGATGACGGTAACGGTATTGAGTGTGATAACGATAAAGATGGCACCGATGCTACCCCTATCACACAGCCTAAAATCTCTAACATGACTATTATTGGCCCAAATAATGCAGCCAATACTGCAGCAAGACATGCATATGGAAACCGTTGGAGAAGAAATGCCAAATTTATTTTTAACAACTCAATTGTTCTGGGTTCACAAAAAGGAGGCATAAACATAGAGTCTGACAAATCCGCAACTTCTTACAAAAACGGAGATTCTCAGTTTAAGAATAATATAGTAGCTGCTTATACAGCCAACTTCCTGACCAATGCAGCAACATCTATATTAACTGCTGCTGATATGCAAACAAAAGCTTTGGCAGACGGAAACGTTGTTTTTACAGATGCAAATATAAGTGTTAAGTTGAATAATCCTTTTTCACTAACAGCCCCTAATTTCTTACCTGCTGCCGGATCTCCTGCATTAAGTGGTACCTGGGTAGCAACAACTGGTGCTACAGCAGTAACTTATCGTGGTGCATTTGGAACAACAGATTGGACAAGTGGCTGGGCTAACTGGAATGCTCAGAGTACTGCTTATTAA
- a CDS encoding TonB-dependent receptor has protein sequence MKSILQVLFCLLLSVVTASATSLKGYVYDQKTGEALVGASVYLEHTSKAVLTGLDGSFEIKHPPAGSFTLKVSYVMYKTLSKQITILKEDNPMVKIYLSAAKDNDLSEVIISGKNDGATEKAARRIEQKSLQLVNVVSGKAMEVSPDLTVANVVQRISGISVERSSSGDGQYAILRGMDKRYNYTLVNGVKIPSPDNKYRYVPLDIFPSELLERLEVYKTLTPNQEGDAIGGVVNMVMKDAPEVLQVSANLAAGYSQLLIDRDFMSFNAEDIRHKSPYEIYGKDYKATVTDFPKGMVDYTAKHPAPNVVGGLSIGNRYFDNKLGVLLAGSYQNNYRGSNSTFYNSAVVATDKTGAIMNKDERQYSERQTRYGAHAKLDYTFNKNHKLSLYNAYVNLGSFQLRDSRSVDFTSGYEPEKGNAKLNYATRTRFTGQQIYNSTLQGSHQLIPEKLKVQWSAVYSSAKNEAPDQNNINILGVRENFSDRRTFAPAIGDAYTRRWERNTEEDKAGYLDLTYSTAFGNAKIDFSAGGLYRDKQRNSFYNQYIFTSSNPDALYGKDFNNYTEISWTIKNPSGAVDNTLTYDASEKMSAGYGMLTLNTEKLQLIGGLRIEHTDQGYRMLFPAAELRPVGSQVYTDYLPGLNLKYRVTGKQQIRASYFRSLNRPGFYELIPGGGLIQDDYKEKGNPDLKRATADNYDLRYEFFPNGNDQWLVGVFYKNIKNPIEYSFQPDPVRPQDTYYLPGNFGNARNYGLEVDYIKFIHKFGIKANYTYTHSRITTPKSSRVRDDQGDLKPVFVDQSRPLYGQSEHIANLSLLYKGGKNGFDAQLAAAYTGPRINTVSQFLDNDLWQQGFIQMDFSAEKRFKNNISIFIKGGNLLNTPLKLFIKGTNPNNAGIATEFDGKTLIRNDHYEQTYLIGLRYKI, from the coding sequence ATGAAGTCAATTTTACAGGTTCTATTTTGCCTGCTGTTAAGCGTTGTTACTGCAAGTGCAACCAGCTTAAAGGGCTACGTTTATGACCAGAAAACCGGTGAAGCACTGGTTGGCGCATCGGTGTACCTGGAACATACATCCAAGGCGGTTTTAACTGGTCTGGACGGTTCTTTTGAAATCAAGCATCCTCCGGCCGGAAGTTTTACCTTAAAGGTTTCTTATGTGATGTACAAGACTTTATCAAAGCAGATCACGATACTTAAGGAAGACAACCCGATGGTTAAGATTTACCTTTCTGCAGCGAAAGACAACGACTTGAGTGAAGTGATCATATCGGGCAAAAATGATGGTGCTACAGAAAAGGCCGCCCGGCGTATCGAACAAAAATCGCTGCAGCTGGTCAATGTAGTTTCGGGCAAGGCAATGGAGGTCTCTCCCGATCTTACGGTAGCTAATGTTGTGCAGCGCATATCAGGAATATCTGTTGAGAGGAGCAGCAGCGGAGACGGTCAGTATGCCATTTTAAGGGGTATGGACAAAAGGTATAATTATACTTTGGTTAACGGGGTGAAAATTCCAAGCCCGGATAACAAGTACCGTTATGTACCTCTGGATATTTTTCCTTCTGAGCTGCTGGAACGACTGGAAGTGTACAAGACGCTAACCCCCAACCAGGAAGGCGATGCCATTGGCGGTGTGGTCAATATGGTTATGAAGGATGCACCCGAGGTGCTGCAGGTTAGTGCAAATCTGGCTGCCGGATACAGTCAGTTACTCATAGACAGGGATTTTATGAGTTTCAATGCCGAGGATATCCGCCATAAATCTCCGTATGAAATATACGGAAAGGACTATAAAGCAACTGTTACAGATTTCCCAAAAGGAATGGTTGATTATACAGCTAAACATCCAGCGCCAAATGTAGTAGGCGGGCTTTCTATCGGAAATCGATATTTCGATAATAAGCTTGGAGTGTTGCTTGCCGGAAGTTACCAGAACAATTACCGCGGGAGCAACAGTACATTTTACAACTCGGCGGTAGTGGCCACTGATAAAACCGGTGCCATCATGAATAAGGATGAGCGGCAATATTCTGAGCGGCAGACCCGTTATGGTGCCCATGCCAAATTAGATTATACATTTAATAAAAACCACAAATTAAGCCTGTACAATGCCTATGTTAACCTTGGTAGTTTCCAGCTCCGGGATTCCAGGTCGGTAGATTTTACCAGTGGATATGAGCCGGAAAAAGGAAATGCCAAGCTCAACTACGCTACACGTACCCGTTTTACCGGTCAGCAGATTTATAACAGCACCCTGCAGGGTAGCCATCAGCTTATCCCTGAAAAATTAAAAGTCCAGTGGTCGGCCGTTTATTCATCTGCCAAGAATGAGGCGCCCGACCAGAATAACATCAATATATTGGGTGTAAGGGAGAATTTTTCAGACCGCCGCACCTTTGCCCCTGCAATCGGGGACGCTTATACACGCCGCTGGGAACGCAACACCGAGGAAGATAAAGCCGGATATCTTGACCTAACCTACAGCACTGCTTTTGGGAATGCCAAGATAGATTTTAGTGCCGGCGGCTTGTACCGTGACAAGCAGCGAAACAGTTTCTATAACCAGTATATTTTTACTTCCAGCAATCCCGATGCTTTATATGGAAAGGATTTCAATAACTATACTGAGATCAGCTGGACCATCAAAAACCCTTCGGGAGCGGTAGACAATACGCTTACTTATGATGCCTCGGAAAAAATGAGTGCTGGATATGGAATGCTGACTTTAAATACCGAAAAACTGCAGCTGATTGGTGGCCTGCGCATAGAACATACCGATCAGGGTTACCGCATGCTTTTCCCGGCCGCAGAACTCCGACCGGTAGGATCGCAGGTATATACCGACTACCTTCCGGGTCTAAACCTGAAGTATAGGGTTACAGGGAAGCAGCAAATCCGTGCTTCCTACTTCCGTTCGTTAAACCGTCCAGGGTTTTATGAGCTCATCCCGGGAGGAGGGTTGATCCAGGATGATTATAAAGAAAAGGGAAACCCCGATTTGAAACGTGCAACTGCCGATAACTATGATCTGCGCTACGAGTTCTTCCCTAACGGAAATGACCAGTGGCTGGTGGGTGTCTTTTACAAAAATATAAAGAACCCTATCGAATATAGCTTTCAGCCAGACCCGGTGCGCCCTCAGGATACCTATTATTTACCGGGGAATTTTGGAAATGCCCGGAATTATGGCCTTGAAGTGGACTACATTAAGTTCATTCATAAGTTTGGGATCAAAGCCAACTATACTTATACGCATTCCAGGATTACGACACCAAAAAGCTCAAGGGTAAGAGATGATCAGGGCGATCTTAAGCCTGTTTTTGTGGATCAGAGCCGTCCCTTATACGGGCAGTCTGAACATATCGCCAATCTTTCCCTGCTTTACAAAGGTGGAAAAAACGGGTTTGATGCTCAGCTGGCAGCCGCTTACACCGGCCCCCGTATCAATACCGTTTCCCAGTTCCTGGACAACGACCTTTGGCAGCAGGGATTCATCCAGATGGACTTCTCTGCAGAGAAGCGGTTCAAAAACAACATCAGTATTTTTATAAAAGGAGGAAACCTGCTGAACACACCTTTAAAGTTATTTATTAAAGGTACAAATCCTAATAATGCAGGTATAGCTACAGAATTTGATGGTAAAACGCTGATCCGTAACGACCATTATGAACAAACCTATTTAATAGGCTTGCGCTATAAAATTTAA
- a CDS encoding tetratricopeptide repeat protein encodes MRFLFAAILFLINLFSVAYALQKDLSGSSENEQLIRNNPNAAFVKIKRDLNKALQENNQNAAALCYQYLGKLFYYQAAYSQAVKYYYKANEIFKKSDDRPNLAKNLNMVGEAYYYGKQYGIALSKFQEALQVYTSLRNHGGMAACYGLIGQTQEKNGRYSSAMKYQRQALAEYRNSKDQRGIAKIYENMGSIYEDKLPMDSALKYYQLAFKLNEHNADDQAQIEILNNIGDVYRKTGRYAEALDYTKKAKAMSLKMNDQYQLSAAYRDLSKNFSLINRYDSAYQYSELGRNIFLKIFTEDNNKQLTLLQTLFELQQKDDAIQRFEIDKKTTHLIIIATVLIIILLILLAVSIISRQRLKLRNEQELNAQNQSLYEVQKNAIKAELELKSKELTSNTLHVIQSNQFLDELKAEILNMIKDDKRDQKKRLQQIIQKINQSINHDRHWKEFSGMFEQIHQAFFDKLKNYAVDLTANDLRLVALIKMNLSSKDMAIIFGISQDSLRVARYRLRKKLDIPQGENLSSFIQAL; translated from the coding sequence ATGAGATTTTTATTTGCTGCAATATTATTTCTTATCAATTTGTTTTCAGTGGCTTATGCACTGCAAAAAGATCTGTCTGGCTCTTCCGAAAATGAACAGTTGATCAGGAACAATCCGAATGCCGCATTTGTAAAAATTAAACGCGATTTAAATAAGGCCCTGCAGGAAAATAACCAGAATGCCGCGGCATTGTGTTACCAATACTTGGGTAAGTTGTTTTATTACCAGGCAGCGTATTCACAAGCAGTAAAATACTACTACAAGGCCAATGAGATTTTTAAAAAGAGCGATGACCGTCCTAACCTGGCCAAAAACCTGAATATGGTGGGCGAAGCCTATTACTATGGCAAGCAATATGGAATTGCACTCAGTAAATTTCAGGAAGCGCTGCAAGTGTACACCTCACTACGCAACCACGGTGGCATGGCGGCTTGTTATGGTTTAATTGGGCAGACGCAGGAAAAAAATGGCAGGTATAGCTCAGCTATGAAATACCAGCGGCAGGCACTGGCCGAATACCGAAATAGTAAAGATCAAAGGGGTATTGCTAAGATTTATGAGAACATGGGCAGCATTTATGAAGATAAGCTGCCCATGGATTCCGCATTAAAATATTACCAGCTTGCATTTAAATTAAATGAACATAATGCTGATGACCAGGCGCAAATTGAGATCTTAAACAATATTGGTGATGTTTACCGGAAAACAGGCCGCTATGCGGAAGCACTTGATTATACCAAAAAGGCAAAGGCCATGTCCTTAAAAATGAACGACCAGTACCAGCTGAGTGCGGCCTATCGGGACCTTTCAAAAAACTTCAGCCTAATAAACAGGTATGACAGTGCGTATCAATACAGTGAGCTGGGCAGGAACATCTTTTTAAAGATCTTCACAGAAGACAATAACAAGCAGCTTACACTTTTGCAGACCTTGTTTGAATTACAGCAAAAGGATGATGCAATCCAAAGATTTGAAATCGACAAAAAAACGACACACCTAATCATTATAGCTACAGTATTAATCATTATCCTACTGATTTTACTTGCAGTCAGTATCATCAGCAGGCAACGGCTCAAGCTAAGGAACGAGCAGGAACTGAATGCGCAAAACCAATCGCTGTACGAGGTGCAGAAAAATGCGATAAAGGCCGAACTTGAGCTTAAAAGTAAAGAACTTACCAGCAATACGCTGCATGTGATACAAAGCAACCAGTTCCTGGACGAATTAAAGGCTGAAATACTGAATATGATCAAAGATGACAAGAGAGATCAGAAAAAGCGGCTCCAGCAGATTATTCAAAAGATCAACCAGAGCATCAATCATGACAGGCACTGGAAAGAATTTTCGGGGATGTTTGAACAGATCCATCAGGCTTTTTTCGACAAGCTAAAAAACTATGCCGTTGACCTTACTGCAAATGACCTCCGTTTGGTGGCCCTGATTAAAATGAACCTGAGCTCAAAGGATATGGCAATCATCTTTGGCATTTCACAGGACAGTCTGCGCGTAGCGCGCTACCGGTTAAGGAAAAAACTGGATATCCCGCAAGGAGAAAACCTCAGTTCTTTTATCCAGGCGCTATAA